The nucleotide window GCAACCCCGACAAGCAGGCGAAGGCCGCCGCGCTCGCCGCGGCCGGCGCCCTGTGGGCCGACGTCTCCCGCAGCTACAGCGCCATCGTCGCCGTCCTGCCTGACGGCACCCCGGAGGCCTGACCCATGGCGAAGGACAGCGACGTGCAGTTCAGCGACTTCACCGCCGGTGAGAAGGTCCGCATGGCCGGCCTGGTCGCCCTCATGGCCAAGCGCGGCCTCGCCGACGACGGCACAGGACGCGTCCTCGACGACGTCAAGAAGCGCATGGCCCGCATCGAGAAGCAGGCCGCCCGCCGCAAGAACAGCAAGTAGCAGTGACCGAGGAGACCCAGATGACCGAGACCTTCGAGACCATCCGCTACACCGCCGACGTCGTCGTCACCACGACCGACGGCCACGTCCTGCTGATCGAACGCGGCTGGGACCCGTTCGCGGGCCGGTGGGCGCTGCCCGGCGGGCATGTCGACCCCGGTGAGACCAGTCGCGCCGCTGCGGCCCGTGAGCTCGCCGAAGAGGCTGGCGTGTACGCGGCGCCGGAAGAGCTGGACCAGATCGGCACGTTCGACCGGCCCGACCGCGACCCGCGCGGCAGGTACGTCACCGTCGCCTACCACCTGACCGTCCTCCCCGGAACGACCGTCGAAGCCGGAGACGACGCGACCCGTGCCCAGTGGTGGCCCCTGAGTGGCCTGCCGCCGCTCGCGTTTGACCACGCCGACATCATCGCCGCCCTCGCGGACACCGCGACCGGCGAGTAGATCCGCCGCGGGGACGGCGTCCTACCGCCAAGCAAGTCGCCGTCCCCGGGCCCCGGACCGCCCAACAGAACGACCGGAAGGCCAGCATGACCGACAGCCTGATCAAGCCGCTACAGGACGCCCCGCAGGACGCGCGGGACGTATCCCAGGACGCTCAGGACGCCACCGCCGTCCTGAGCGTCCCCGTCGACAACCCGACCCTGCCCGGCCCCGGCATCACGGCCGAGAAGCGCCGCCCGATCATCGCCCCCTGGATGCGCTCGAAGCGCGACCTGTTCGCCACCGTCGAACGCGCGGCCGGGCACGCCGGGTACGCCACCGCCTACCACGGCCTGCGCCTCCCCTGGTACGGCATGCAGCTCACCCTCATGGCGCCGCGCGGCACCGCCCGCCTGATCACGTCCACGAACCGGTGGATCTGGGACCGCGAAGCCGCACCCCTGCGCGACTTCACCGTCCGCCAGGACGACGTCGATGAGTACATGCGCCTGGCCCGCCTGCGCGGCGGACGCGTCCGCCTGCGCGGCTTCGTCACCGTCATCGCCGCCGTCTTCGGCCTCGGCTTCGCCCTCTTCCTGTACGTCATGGCCCCCGAACTCCTCTACGTCTTCGCCGCCGGCGGCGTCCTGACCCTCGGCTACGCGGGCCAGCAGCCCGACGCCCCGGTCATCGGCCCGGCCGTAGTACGCACTGAGCTGCAGAAACTCACCGGCACCATCGTGCTGCGCGCCCTCGACGCCATCGGCAACGCCAAAATCTCGGCCGCCGTGAAGGACTTCGGGAACAAGTCCGCCCACGGCATGGGCTTCACCTCCGAAATCTGCCGTGACGGGCCCGGCTACCGCGCGGAACTCGACCTCCCCCTCGGCGTCACCCCGGACGACGTCGTCGAGAAGCGCGAGGCCCTGGCTTCCGGGCTGCGCCGCAAGCTGGGCTGCGTCTGGCCCTCCGGCGACACCGAGAGCGCCGACGGACACGAGGGCCGCCTCATCCTGTGGGTGGGCGACCGGCCGATGAACGAGACCACCAAGCCCCCGTGGCCACTGCTGAAGGACGGGCAGGTCGACCTCTTCAAGCCCGTCGTGTTCGGCAACGACTACCGCATGGGCGCCATGGCCGTGACCCTGATGTTCGCCGCCATCGTCATCGGCTCCATCCCCCGCATGGGCAAGACGTTCCTGCTCAGGCTGTTCCTGCTCATCGCCGCCCTCGACCCGCGCGCCGAGCTGTACGCCTTCGACTTCAAGGGCACCGGCGACCTCGGCGCCCTCGAACCGGTCTGCCACCGCTACCGGGCTGGAGATGAGCCCGAGGACATCCAGTACGTCCTGCACGCCCTGCGCGAGATCAAAGAGGAACTGCGCCGCCGCGCAAAGGTCATCCGGTCCCTGCCCCGCTCGGTCTGCCCCGAGTCGAAAGTCACGCCCGCCCTGGCCAGCGACAAGCGGTACGGCCTGCACCCCATCGTCGTCGGCCTGGACGAGTGCCAGGTCCCGTTCGAGGACGAGAAGTACGGGGCCGAGCTGGAGTCCATCTGCACCGACATCACCAAGCGCGGCCCGGCGCTGGGCATCGTCGGCCTGTTCGCCACCCAGCGCCCCGACGCCAAGTCCCTGCCGCCCGGCATCTCCGCGAACGCCGTGCTCCGCTTCTGCCTGAAGGTGATGAACCACCAGGCCAACGACATGGTCCTCGGCACCGGCGCCTACAAGTCCGGCATCAAGGCCACCATGTTCAGCCGCTC belongs to Streptomyces sp. V3I8 and includes:
- a CDS encoding DUF6257 family protein, whose protein sequence is MAKDSDVQFSDFTAGEKVRMAGLVALMAKRGLADDGTGRVLDDVKKRMARIEKQAARRKNSK
- a CDS encoding NUDIX hydrolase: MTETFETIRYTADVVVTTTDGHVLLIERGWDPFAGRWALPGGHVDPGETSRAAAARELAEEAGVYAAPEELDQIGTFDRPDRDPRGRYVTVAYHLTVLPGTTVEAGDDATRAQWWPLSGLPPLAFDHADIIAALADTATGE
- a CDS encoding FtsK/SpoIIIE domain-containing protein — its product is MTDSLIKPLQDAPQDARDVSQDAQDATAVLSVPVDNPTLPGPGITAEKRRPIIAPWMRSKRDLFATVERAAGHAGYATAYHGLRLPWYGMQLTLMAPRGTARLITSTNRWIWDREAAPLRDFTVRQDDVDEYMRLARLRGGRVRLRGFVTVIAAVFGLGFALFLYVMAPELLYVFAAGGVLTLGYAGQQPDAPVIGPAVVRTELQKLTGTIVLRALDAIGNAKISAAVKDFGNKSAHGMGFTSEICRDGPGYRAELDLPLGVTPDDVVEKREALASGLRRKLGCVWPSGDTESADGHEGRLILWVGDRPMNETTKPPWPLLKDGQVDLFKPVVFGNDYRMGAMAVTLMFAAIVIGSIPRMGKTFLLRLFLLIAALDPRAELYAFDFKGTGDLGALEPVCHRYRAGDEPEDIQYVLHALREIKEELRRRAKVIRSLPRSVCPESKVTPALASDKRYGLHPIVVGLDECQVPFEDEKYGAELESICTDITKRGPALGIVGLFATQRPDAKSLPPGISANAVLRFCLKVMNHQANDMVLGTGAYKSGIKATMFSRSDRGICWMSGEGDDPRIVSSAFIDATGAEQVVVRARKMREEYGNITGHALGEGPSATAGMDLLGDILKNVGADEEQVWNERVAARLAELRPDVYEGWTAENVTAALKPWGVKAGQVWGTTDDGEGKNRRGIKRADIAAAIARRDADRAAA